A genomic stretch from Williamwhitmania sp. includes:
- a CDS encoding porin family protein, whose translation MKRTYLIVLLLSISFASFAQEYRFGIFADPQFSWLKTDNNKLNSDGVRTNFNVGMVMEKYFAKRYAFLSGVSLSGLGGQLTYKEPVTISTADSLYHLAAGTGVMYKLQYLDVPIGLKFCTNEIGYFTYYAHIGFTGHILVRSRVDIDKAGVSDENVKDEVNFFTASYQIGAGAEYSLGGSAALQLGVTYSNGIIDVLKSSQYNAVNSCVSIRVGIMF comes from the coding sequence ATGAAAAGAACATACCTTATTGTGCTGCTTCTTTCTATTTCCTTCGCCTCGTTTGCCCAAGAATACCGATTTGGGATTTTTGCAGATCCCCAGTTCTCCTGGTTAAAAACCGACAACAATAAGCTCAACTCCGATGGAGTTCGCACCAACTTTAACGTTGGAATGGTTATGGAGAAATATTTCGCCAAACGATATGCCTTCCTGAGTGGGGTATCGCTGAGTGGCTTGGGTGGTCAGCTTACCTATAAAGAACCAGTAACCATCTCAACCGCTGATTCCTTATATCATTTGGCTGCTGGAACTGGTGTTATGTATAAACTCCAGTATTTGGATGTTCCCATCGGGCTAAAGTTCTGCACCAACGAAATTGGCTACTTCACCTACTATGCTCACATCGGCTTTACAGGTCATATTTTGGTGAGATCCAGAGTGGATATAGATAAGGCGGGCGTTTCGGACGAAAATGTTAAGGATGAGGTAAACTTCTTTACAGCAAGCTATCAAATTGGTGCAGGGGCCGAGTACTCATTGGGTGGCAGCGCTGCACTCCAACTTGGTGTAACCTACTCCAACGGCATCATCGATGTGCTCAAATCGTCACAATATAACGCCGTAAACAGCTGCGTTTCGATACGCGTTGGAATAATGTTCTAA